Genomic window (Kogia breviceps isolate mKogBre1 chromosome 15, mKogBre1 haplotype 1, whole genome shotgun sequence):
GGCCACGGCAGTGGCCGCAGCTGCCTCCGTGCCCTCCTCATTGACCTCAACAAAGCACTTGTGCACGACCTTGGACATGGGCACGTTCTTCTTGGCTGACATTCCAGAAAAGTCGGCCTTGGCTTCCTCAAAAGCATCAGTCATTCCTAAACTTCGAAGAAAAGCCTCCAAGTCATAACTCTCCTCCAGCTTTAATCTGGGAAGAAAAACTTGAACTTTAACCTTAGTCAGCTTTTCTGGATTTGTCCAGGCTCTGAACTTCTCATATGTAAGTGCCTTTTCCACCTGAAATAATGAAGAGTTAAACCTTAAAAGCTAGATGACAAAGAGCCTGGTACCCACCCATCCGCCCACTCATTAacacctccacacacacacatgacctGCAGCTAGATGGTGAGATCTGGCCCAAGACAATCTAAGGGATATTTCCTCTTATAAACACACCAGGATTTCCCTTCAAATTCTtgcattttccttgttttatgtATACAAGAGAAGAACAGTTAGAAAACACCTGAGACAAAGatagggttttatttttaactatctGTACCGAATTCATTTCAAgcgttttttttttagtttagaaaATTCTCATAACCAATTGACTGTATTGACGCAAAACACTTTACCATGAGTTTGAGAACTTGTTCGACAAAAGGGAGGCAAAGCACGGCTCAGAACTCTGATGGAAGAAAAATGGGGCAACCGGGGATCATCTGAACGGGAAGCAAGACGTGGATtctggggaggagagagcagccaTGGCGAATTCCACAGGACGATTGCTTCTGGCATCCTCGTTTGCCCTCTGCCTGCCCTGGAGTTTCAGAACCTACAGCACCCAGAACTCATTCTATTTATCCAcagggaagaaataaaggaggaagagggggcttCCACGTGCATCCCCACTTCCCTTTACCACCTGGAGTCCAGGTGAGCACTCCTCTCCCGTGACGGCTGGGTTCGGATGTCAGCTCTATTCCTAGACTCTCCTAATTCTCTTCTCAAGTCGCCGTGACAGAGCTCATCCTTGACTTATGCCAGGACCTTCCTGATTCCACGGAGAAGCCAGGGAGATGAGGCAGGCCCTAGCCTCACAGCGGTGCGCTGGTGTGCAGGTGGAGGGCTGGAGCTGGCTGGTATCTCCGGTGAGAGTCAACTGTTAAACCCTCGGGAGCCTACATTCAGCCATGGCGCGGATATTTACACCACAGGAATCACTAAATAGTATAATGCTTCCCCTATACCCCAGAGAGCCAGATAACCAGCATACTATCACTCTTGTGCCTCCCACCCTACAAATTTACCTTCCCCCGTCCTGAAGCCCCATTTTCTGTCAGGGGAAAATGTCTCCCTCCTGTCTAAGATAAATTCCTCACCTGTACTTCAGATTCTTGTTCCTCAAGTCGGTCGAGGACCAATGGCATGTGCATCACTTGGaatcttgttagaaatgcaaaaatctCAGGCCATACCTCCCCCCAAGTCAAAGTCTGCACTTTAACAAGATCCCATGAGGTTAATATGCACATTCGTGTTTGCGGCACACTGCCAGATCCATTCTTATCCTTTTCCGTCCTTTTGTTCAGTAATTATCGGGCTCTCAACTAGCCCCTCccttcaaaataaataagaatgttcTTATAATTTTGGAAGTCTCTCTTCTAAGCTTCATCAGAATTTGTCTataccagcaattccactcctagttgtACACTCAACAGGAAATGCATATGCACGTTCACCAAAAGACATGCAACGGTGTTCATTTAGCACTCCTTAAAATAATCCTGAATTGGAAATTCCTCAAATGCTATCCGGTGGatggactttaaaaaatgagctcatggggcttccctggtggcgcagtggttgagagtccgcctgccgatgcaggggacgcgggttcgtgccctggtccgggaagatcccacatgccgcggagcggctgggcccgtgagccacggccgctgagcctgcgcgtccggagcctgcgctccgcaacaacaacaacaaatgagcTCAGCCTGGATCCATGGACACTCAGACTCATTGCCAAGGGCTTACCACAGCGAGGTCCGTGTTGTCATCAGGCAGTAAGATGAGCATGCTCAGCTCCCCCTCCACGTAGGGCAGCTCCAGGACCTGGGCGTGCACCTCCTCCACATACCCCATTTTCAACTGAGCTTCCTGAAACATCATCTGCACTGTCTTCTTCTCCTAATAAGAATACAACATTAGAATCAGAAAATGCCTGAAAAATGAGCACCGTGCACTAAAAAAAGAGATATGTCTGATTTGCAGAATCCCTACgtacatataattattatttctgtgCACTTAATGCTGATTGATGTAAAGTCTTCATTATTACATATTAGTGTTGAGTATAACATTCTATTGCCCCAGCAGATCCAGTATTATGAGGCGGGAGAGAATAAATTGATGACTATAGAGAGACACAAAAACTATATTATTCTCAGAAGaaattgtgtttttttctcttttgagaagATGGGTAGAAAAGCACTCCcagggacctttttttttttttttttttttttttttttgcgggcctctcactgttgcagcctctcccactgcggagcacaggccccggacgcccaggcccagcggccacggcccacgggcccagccgcccagcggcacgcgggaccctcccggaccggggcacgaacccgcgtcccccgcatcggcaggcggactcccaaccactgcgccaccagggaagccccccagggaccttttattaaaaaattatttctccaaGTTAAGGGGAAATTTAACTAATATTCAGGTCTTTAGGCTAAAAGATCTGGTTAGAAAAGGTATATAGGCCAGTGggagttatactttttttttttccaataaatttatttatttatttttggctgcgttgggtcttcgttgcggcgcgcgggccttctctagttgcggcgagcgggagctactacTCTTTGTtctggtgcgcgggcttctcactgccgtggcttctcttgttgtggagcatgggctctaggcacacggactcagtagttgtggctcacgggctctagagcacaggctcagtagttgtggcgcacggacttagttgctccctggcatgtgggaatcttcgtggaccagggctcgaacccgtgtcccctgcatcggcaggcggattcttaaccaccgcgccaccaaggaagccccgggAGTTATACTTCTATTCTGAAAACTTGCTCAATTATGTAATTGGCTTTATGACCTTGCTTTTCTTGAAGGGGGAACCTTGATAAGATGTCTAGGGTCCACCATTTTTAAAGCTTGCATCAAATATATTCTAGATTTATAAATTCTTGTGCAATACACTGTTATCAAGAGGATGGAGGTCAAATTCCAAGCTAACAGTTATTGACCCCAGCCGTTATCATATTCAAAAGTGAATGgagaaaagtgtttttaaagTTAGGCATGTAATTCTAGAAATCAAATACACAACATGatgctatagttaataatactgtatcaaaTACTGGAAATCTGCTAAGAGGGCAGATTTCCAGTGCTGTCATCACAGAAAAtatatggtaactatgtgagggaAAGATACTTTAATTAGCTTGACTGCGGTAATCATTtcactgtgtatatgtatatcaaatcctcaccttgtacaccttaaatatgtataatttttattttttaagaagatccaagaataaataaaaacaaagctggCCTGAACATTTGCTaaccctttttttcttgtatgaGGAATGGTACAGCCATGAATTCTAAGGCAATAAATAGTCATAGCTGTCATCGACTGTTGCAAGAAAGTGTCTAAACACAACAGTGATAGTAAAATACAAACATAATTCCAAGGCTTACAAGACAGTTTCTTTCAACCCAAATAACATGACCAGAGAGAGAAGATCGATTTGACCGAGGATCCAAAAACAAAATGATCAATGTaacaattattttagtttttctctttcccattccAATAAGAGATATATAGGGGGCATGAAATTCtttcagaaataataaattaagaatcaagacagtgtgaaataaattattgttttccaTTCACTCACAACCTTTCCCAGAGTATTACTTTAGAAAGCAGCTGTATAGCTGCAAAATATGTCCTACCTTGTTGGTTTTAAAGGTCATTCCCCTTGTGTGCTTTCTGTCAAATTGCTCATTCCACTTTCCTTTGAAATAGATTGCATTCACGAGGACCAGCTGAGTCAGAGGACCGATTGCCCCAGCCCTCAGTATCTCTGAAATCTTTCCTGCAAAGAGGATGAGAGCAAGTCATTGCTATTGGGGGAGCATAAACGTTCTTTTACAAAAGTTCTCTGGACATTGAAAGCCAAGGCTTGGTGGAGAGAAGGCTGGATCCTGTTCTGGCTGCCGGAGGAATCAGCGTGATGGCGTTTCATTCTGTGCACACGCACAGCGTAGTGTTTGCCCTTAAACAACAATCTTGAAGCAGGCAGGTCAACGATCATTTTGCCCTCAATTTATAGATGTAGAAATTCAGGTTCACAGTATTTGCCTGACttcttgccaaggtcacacaggcaaCAAAGTGGCTGAGCTGAGAAAATAACCCAAGAGTCTCGATTCCAGCTGTAAGCTTCTCGACCTCGGCACCGTAATTTCTCAGCCACGCCACTACTGGCATTTTAGGCCACATAACTCTTTGTTTTGGGGACGGTCCTATGCGTTTAGGATGTTTAGCCAGTATCACTTCCCCCAACTAAGGCAACTGAAAATGTCTTCGGTTATGGCCGGATATCCCCTGGAGGTGGATTCTGATTAAGAATCATTGCTCTGTGCCCACCTTCAAGTCTCATTTAGGTGAGAAGAGGCTTCCAAAGGATGGGGATTCAGGTCTGCAAATGGGAGAAGGCAGCTTCCTGGAGGGAGGGAATGGGGCAAAGGAATTAGGGGGATGCAATAAAGGGGCCCAGATTGAGTTGTCCAATGAGAGCAGAGACAAGGTGGTCTCCAACCTCCCCTCCAGCTCTGCTATTCTGGGAAAACTTGGGTGGTCAACCTGGTGGAAGGAAAGGTGTGAGCAGCCGTGGAGGGGGAagtgggtggtggagggagggtggggtgtgGAGAAGCTTCTGGCTTCCCTAGCTGACTCAGCGCTGCTAGATCAACTGGAGAGCCAGAGACCACTACACACGTGACGTATGAAAATATCAACGTGAAAGGCTCTTCCCTTCCTATGGTCGTTGGCTGCCTGTGTAATCATGGGTATTGTGGCTGCCTGACACGCAGTGGATGCGCCATAAGATGGAACGGATGGAATGATGAGTGCCAGGCGGGCACGTGAACAAATGAGTGACGTAACCTCCCCTCCTGCTGGACGTCTCGCAATTACGTGCTGAGTACTTAGAGTTCTGAAAAGCACGTCCTTTTCCTCTGCACTCGGACTGAGAACTGGCAGAAATGTTTCTGGTGAGACAGAATGTGTCTGGACAGGGCACCCTGTATGCTCCACAATAGCTGCACTTCCAGAATCTGGAGCAAATTCAGAAAAGCAAATGCAAACTTAGCCACAGCCAAGttcagagggaaggagagggctgTGGATGAAACCAGAGCGGCTCACATCACCACCGGGAGGTGACATGAAACGTTGTCCCACCTCAGCTATAATCTAAATGGAATGTCCTCCTGCCCTGAGAGCACGGCAGTGTCCTCCCAGGTAGAAGTTAAATGGGGCACCAAAGAGGAAGCATGTTTCGGGGATGTTCCATTACCTTCCAGAGGGGAGGGCATCTGAGAGACTTAACATTAGGCTTAAGCATTTTTCAGAAATCACCACTTCATAAGCCCAAGAAAAATATCAGAATTGCATCAATGGCCTGAAAGTCCAGCAAACACACATCAACAGGCCACTGGTTACAGGGTCACAGTGGCCACCCATGGAGGTGACATCCCAGGCAATCTCAGCTCTGTGTCCCTCATAACACCACATCTCCTGAAATGAAAATCTCTCACCTTCAGTCTTCTCCATCACCCAGTCATTTATGTGTTTCCTGCATCCTTCAGTGTCTTTAGAAAAGGACAGTTCCTCCAGGTCTGCCTGATAGAACTTCTGGCAGGATTCCTTAAAAGCCTACAAATGCAAAATACCAAGTTTGGCCATATTCTACTTGTCAAAGTTTCCTAAAAGTgtgaaaacatttctttcttaacGTGTTTCTAGCACAAACGCTTGCACAGGGCACCCTGTACTTTAAGACTCCTTTATGCCATTAATCAAAACGTAGAGACTGCTGGCttggtgcctggcactgtgccaggtgctggacaGCAGGGTGAAGACATGACCTTGGACCTGAGGTGGGTCACGTTTCTGCTGCCggagaaacatacacacacgatAGTTACAATATGTTTTGAGGATACAGACGGCGGCAGCCATGCACAAAACAGCCCGTGAACGTTGCTGTCAAACGCTTAAATTCCATATAGACTTTCTGTTTGATTTTGTCTCCCCTCCTAGGTGGTCTAACCCTGTTTTACTCACTTTTGTATCATCAGCACCAACCACAGTGTCTGAAACATCCTTAGGGAATGATTGGGAGGCTCCATTGTAGAACTAGATTATCAACAAATCTTATAGGTCCTCCAGGAGTggaatcagtgtgtgtgtgtgtgtgtgtgtgtgtgtgtgtgtgtgtgtgtgtgtgtgtgtgtgtgtgtgtagggtatTAGGGAAAACAGTGGCAAGGGATGAGCCGTAGAATATAAGCTGGGATCAAATCAAGAAGGTTGTTATATGCAATACAGTAAAACCCAAGGATAACTCACCTCATAAAAACTTGTTTTCTGATATAATGTGCCTGGCAATGGGCTCCCATCCTCCGCCCATCTCCTGTTCTCAAACACTTTAGCTTCTACAGAAGAAAGAAGATGTAGAGAGAAGAAGGACCCAAGCAACCAAGAAAAGTGGAGAATGGTTCCCTGCGTCGCCAGTATTCCCCGATTACAGTATTCAAAGGTCAGTCggatattaaaaaatgaacatcaaTCAACCAGGAGATTTCTGGAATCACTAGTGCTTATCCTAGAAAACCTAACTAGCTGAGGGATCCAGAATCTTCTCCAATAATATTTAAGCCCAGAGCAGGCAACCTCCACGGGGTAGCACCCAACAGCAGCTAGAACACGATTATATCTGAGTCTAACAAAATAATCCTTGGAACTGCTGGCCAATAAGACGGCCGGACTTGCCCTGATCATTTCATTAATCTTACGATAGCATCACTCTGCATATTATGTGGCATAATTTTTGGGACTTCACTTATTGAATAATGACAGGCTTTTACTGGACTAGGGAACTTTGGAATTATATGTTGCAGTAAATAGGAACTACCCAGATACAAAACCTTATTTTTTATGAACAGATTTcaattttagaaagattattctGTCCGTAGTGTGAAAAGACTAGGCTGAATTTGGAGAGACCCATTaggaaacaattaaaataatagcGGAGAAGATGTGAGAGTCTGGACCCAGGCAATGGCGGTGGTGATTCTGAAGAGGGGACAAATCTAAGAGACTTTGCGAGGCCAGCTCCACAGAAACAGCCCAACAATCAGAGATGAGACCAGGCGATGGCGAGAGTCACGTGATCGCTGAGATGGGGATCAAGGGGGGAGAGGCAGGTCTGGTGCAGGAAGATGGACAAACTGAAATGGACATCTGGGAAGATATATCAGAGACGATACTTTTTCAAAGGTCACAATTCAGAAGCAatcataaaattcaaaattacaaTTACAAAAGAGAATTCTAAGCACATTTTTAAGGCAGCAGAGCTACACTTTATCTCTGCTCTTCtgtagtttctgttttattttcaatttctttttcatcaGTGTGCAAGCGCTACTTACTGGCAGGAAATCACACGCCTTTTCCCCAAAGAGTCTGTTGGCAGTTCTGAGCAAGCACTGAGGGCCAGATCTGTTCAATTCCATGAGAAGTGACTGGAATCCTTGGTGAATATCTCCACCTTTGTTCAAACAAAGTGCCTGGTAATAGAAGACGAGAACGGCAACTTTTGACATGCCATTTCTCCCCCAAAGAGCTATTTCCAAACAAATGTCTACACTGAAAATCACCGAGAATCCTATTTTAAAATGGGTTTTGATTAGCAGTCAAGCACAGGGTTCCTCAACGTGGCAGTATAGACTTCTGGGGCCACATACTTTGTTGGGAGGCTATCCTGCACATCCTAGGATATTTAGCTGCATTTCTGGCCTCTGCtcactagatgtcagtagcaccTCTTGGTTATGACGACCAAGTCTGTCCAGACTTTGTCAACTGTTTCGGGGAGGAAAAATCGCCCCCAGGCGGAAAGCCCTGCTCTAGCAGATTTATCTATGCCAGGAAGACAGCGCGTGATAACTCAGGAGGGAGACAGAACAAACAGGTAGCGGGAATGACCCAGAGAAGACAAGATGAGCAGAAATGTTTCATTAGCAATTCCACAGAAGTCCTCCAGACCAGACTGTGACTTAAATGTCAGGTCAGAGTGAGAATCAAGGCTGTTCCCTTATCTCCCAACAACACCAGTCCAAAGCCTCATTCCTCCAGGGAGCTGGAAAAAAGAGCCACCAGGGATTCAACTGTGGCCGTGGACACGCTTCTGGGGGGTGTCTGCGCACCCCGCTATTAGGGGGAACATGATGTGTATATGACAGTTTTCTGGGATACATTCACCAGACGGTCAAAGAAACTAAGACATAAATAGGGGAAGGTCTACTTTCCTAAAGTAATATCCACTACTTCATTGGTAGCTAATGGCACATATAACCCATTTCAGATCAATCAGCTAATATATTCCCTCTAAAATAAACTCCAGAAGATGTAAGACCTCATTCGTGTCGCATTCGTCTTCCACTTATGCATAATTGTACACTAGAAACAACCGATTTAACAAAAAGGTTCATTTACACAGTTGCATTTCAATGTGAAATATAACGTTAGCGAAAGTTTAAAATAGAACAAAGTTGAAATTCTTGGCCGTTTTGGGGAACAGAATTTTAGTTCACCTTATCAAAGATGCAGAAAATAACGTAGTGACTTGATTTCTCCCATGAAAACTAGCAGGAGATTCCGTCTTACACAATTCACCTTTCTGCGCATGTCTGCTTTCTCTCCGTCACCACGATGCTCCGCCCACCTCCCAGCCTCACCGGCTTCCATCAGCTGGAGTGAAGGGTGAACACACCGGCTCTAGGCAAGCACAGAGGAAGCCCGCCCTTGGACTTCCTTTGTGGTGGGCACGCATACCTGGGACATCTGCGCCGCAGTGTTTCCTTTGGCCCCCATTAAGACCATGGTCAGGGCAGAGGAGAGGCTCAGGGGAGAGAAGAACACGTTTCGCAAGGTGTCCTTTTCACCCAGCAGTTTTAATAAGTTGATGGCAAAAGCGCCATTTGCTTCACAGAGGTCATCCATCAGTGAAGGTCTGTACCCAAAGCACAACACAGAAAGCACATTAGCCACGCCCTTCCCTAGCCACTGCTCACTAGTCACTCGTCACACCTCCACCCTAGTCTGTGGACACTAGGTATGGTCAGCAGGATAACTGCATCCCCAAATATCCATGTTGAATCCCCCAAACCTGTGACGATGTTATCTTACATGGCAATAGGACTTGGCGGATGTGATtgaattaaggatcttgagatgcaGTCACCTGGATCATCAGGTGGGCTCGGTGTAATCACAGGCTTCTTacaagaggaaggcaggagggtcagagccaGAGAAGAAGTGAGGATGGAAGGAAGCAAAGGTCAGGAGGATGTGGAGCCACAGAATGCgggcagcctctaggagctgcaaaaggcaaggaaatggactctgccctagagcctccagaCTTAAGATGTAGCTCTGCCAACATCTTacggacttctgacctccagaaccgtaAGATACATCCCCTATTACTGATAGTTCTTCAGTTTGCTGTCTCTGGCATAATTTATAAGCAATGTTCtatgaattaaaatatactataaagaaaaatgacatttctgTCACGATGTCACATGAAAACAGCTGGATGGATTTCAACAGATTTTGGAGGGTTTTTCTGGGATGGTCTGCCCTAAAATGTGGGCTCCTGGGAAGACACAAAATTTACTTTAAATCCGAAGGACTCGAAAACAATACACCATTTTCCACCGGAGTTGTTGCAACTGGGCTGGGAGCTGTGAAGGGAGCCCCTGGGCACGGAGGAAGAACACGAAGCCCAAATCTCAAGTCATCAGATGCACCCTTTGAATCAGGCACTAATTTTGGATCCAGCCTTAACTTTCCCCCCAACTTGACGAAACTTTAGACAAGCTTCTTCCTGCCTCTGGTGAGCACTTACTTTAGGCAATTTGTCATAAGTTCTTTCTCTGCTCCTTCGAGAGgtaaacattttgaaaagccTCTTTCCTATTTTACAGCCAAAGACGATCCTTCTCAAGTCCCTAGAAGCCATCCCTTTAAAATGTAATTGTCAAGGAAAATAGTCTCCGTGGGATGGTGGGAGCAAAATCGCAGCAGGCACCTTGCTGCAAGTTGTGAAAAGCTTTTGCagcatattaatttttataattttagaaaacttttataAATGCTGCATTTATTTCTATTAAGCCTTCTAAAAACCTGGGCTGCTAGTCAGTAAATTATTAAAGTTCATCAACTCATCTTGGTTTccctgaatctctttgctgttaCAGTTgaagacattttggaaaataaaaggacaaaTCATCACCCACAATCCCATGATGCATAAGCTATTTTTTCTATTatgctatctttttaaaaattggtatgtgtatttttaactCAAAAATTGTAAAGCTACACAAGAAAAATATGTTCCAATTTGGAAAATTAGCAAACAGAAGTACTGGAAACTCCACCTAGAGATACACGCCATCATGCATGCACTCATTTTTATAAACAGATGGGCCATTCTCCAGTCCTTCTTTCAGTTCCCCAGTGGACTAGAAGGGCCTCCTGCAGCAGTCTTGAAAGTATATTTCATTTAGACTTGGAGGGGGTGGGTCTTCTGGGCCTCAAGGGCAGGAGGGGAAAGTGGGTGGGGAACACAGCTGTTTTAACAGGAGCCTCTTCACTCTTGAATGGTTTCTTTGAAGCTtccttctaagatttttttttttttcaagaggagATGTCtctggtttaaaagaaaaaaaaaaagggtggtggggaaaaaaaaaaaaaaggaaacggtGTGAAGTTCACACTCTAAATATAAATCAACAGCCCAAACCAGTGCACATtctttaaagtttgaaaaaaatgtattaaaacgTCAACCAAGAAAATACAACAATGGCACAGTTTGACAACAGTACTCTATACTTAATATACTTAATAGGTCATTTAATAGAGGACACAGTGTTAAGTTCCTCACTGCCCTCACTTCAGTAAGTCACTCCAGAGCCGTCAGCTGCAGGGCTTGAAACCGGGGGCTGCCAGGGTCAGAAGGCTGATGTGTCTGCAGTTGGCAAGTCCCACCGCAGAGCAAGGCTCAGCCTGCCTCCAGGCCACTTCTCACCCCACATTTCCTCACCTTACCACTTGAGGATGTTTCGGAAAATAAAAACCTAGGAGCCAGGAGGGATATTCAAACTTGATAGCACTGCGCCTACCAGAAGGTGGCACCAAAGAGactcaaagaaggaaagaattagGTAAACTGGAGATGAAAGACAGGAATAAATTTGGATTTGATTTTACATGAGCGTAAGGGTTTTGACCTgtgaactgaaattaaaaatgcacaacgtTAGATTAAGTTGTGAGCTAAGTTTTATTCGGgggtcttactgaggactataggctgggagacagcctctcagagagctcgGAGGAGGTAGGGGGAGaagcatgatatttttttttttttttttttttttttttggccgtacgcgggcctctcactgctgtggcctctcccgttgcggagcacaggctccggacgcgcaggctcagcggccacggctcacgggctcagccgctccgtggcatgtgggatcctcccggaccggggcacgaacccgtgtcccctgcatcggcaggcggactcgcaaccactgcgccaccagggaagcccgagaagcaTGATTTTAGGGAACGCACGCAGTCAGACATACATTATCAGTAAAAGGTACTCGTGCTAAGTCACGAGTACCAGATATCTCAGTTAGTGATTTTAGTGCTTTCCTATGtaggggaagatgcaagaatctgggttcattaaatttttttttctgtgataccTCTCTCTAAGGAGGCTGTtttcccaaagcacagagtgcctcatcctgTTTTTCATCCTGAATTCCTTTCCGCGTGCCCTGTAGGTCAGCGACTGCAATGGCTAATGActtgatccttgtagaactggatggcgggcaacattctttgttttacataagcttgggctggtgagtgtgagtgagtgagtgagtgagtgagtgtgtgtgtgtgtgtgtgtgtggctgtcggatctgaaaaggcaaaggaatgaACTGGAATATCACATCAACTTCCTCTTTACCTTGTAACTGCTCTTAATCGTAGGTGTCtatttctggtttctttcatattgcctctttcttcatctcctttCCTCGCCTCCATTCCTTTTCAACATCCAGGTGCTGGTCAGCAGCAGAGTACCTCCCGTCAGCATCTCGCCCCCAGCACTGACACACcgtcgcgcgcgcgcgcgtgcacacacagacacacagacacacacacacacagacacacacacacacagcagtgcACCTCTCAGATGCGCCCCAGCTCACACCAGTGAAAAGATTTTATTTCCAGCCAGTAAAATGGATTGCCATTAAACTCGTTTTCCTTTTACAGGTGAACAAACAAGGTCAGAACAATTAAATACTGTCCTCAGGTCTCAGAAAAAACTGACAGATTCAGCCACAAAAGCAAGCCTGCTTCCAAGTACTTGTCCCTCCCTGTCCATGGGGGATTGGCTTCAGGACCCCCGTGGATACCC
Coding sequences:
- the LOC136792635 gene encoding serpin B8 isoform X3, with product MAHLFIKMSACMMACISRPSLMDDLCEANGAFAINLLKLLGEKDTLRNVFFSPLSLSSALTMVLMGAKGNTAAQMSQALCLNKGGDIHQGFQSLLMELNRSGPQCLLRTANRLFGEKACDFLPAFKESCQKFYQADLEELSFSKDTEGCRKHINDWVMEKTEGKISEILRAGAIGPLTQLVLVNAIYFKGKWNEQFDRKHTRGMTFKTNKEKKTVQMMFQEAQLKMGYVEEVHAQVLELPYVEGELSMLILLPDDNTDLAVNPRLASRSDDPRLPHFSSIRVLSRALPPFCRTSSQTHGKCKNLKGNPGVFIRGNIP
- the LOC136792635 gene encoding serpin B8 isoform X1, with amino-acid sequence MAHLFIKMSACMMACISRPSLMDDLCEANGAFAINLLKLLGEKDTLRNVFFSPLSLSSALTMVLMGAKGNTAAQMSQALCLNKGGDIHQGFQSLLMELNRSGPQCLLRTANRLFGEKACDFLPAFKESCQKFYQADLEELSFSKDTEGCRKHINDWVMEKTEGKISEILRAGAIGPLTQLVLVNAIYFKGKWNEQFDRKHTRGMTFKTNKEKKTVQMMFQEAQLKMGYVEEVHAQVLELPYVEGELSMLILLPDDNTDLAVVEKALTYEKFRAWTNPEKLTKVKVQVFLPRLKLEESYDLEAFLRSLGMTDAFEEAKADFSGMSAKKNVPMSKVVHKCFVEVNEEGTEAAAATAVATNSLGSRVGPRFCADHPFLFFIRHRETNSTLFCGKFSSP
- the LOC136792635 gene encoding serpin B8 isoform X6 yields the protein MAHLFIKMSACMMACISRPSLMDDLCEANGAFAINLLKLLGEKDTLRNVFFSPLSLSSALTMVLMGAKGNTAAQMSQALCLNKGGDIHQGFQSLLMELNRSGPQCLLRTANRLFGEKACDFLPAFKESCQKFYQADLEELSFSKDTEGCRKHINDWVMEKTEGKISEILRAGAIGPLTQLVLVNAIYFKGKWNEQFDRKHTRGMTFKTNKEKKTVQMMFQEAQLKMGYVEEVHAQVLELPYVEGELSMLILLPDDNTDLAVGGAS
- the LOC136792635 gene encoding serpin B8 isoform X2; translation: MDDLCEANGAFAINLLKLLGEKDTLRNVFFSPLSLSSALTMVLMGAKGNTAAQMSQALCLNKGGDIHQGFQSLLMELNRSGPQCLLRTANRLFGEKACDFLPAFKESCQKFYQADLEELSFSKDTEGCRKHINDWVMEKTEGKISEILRAGAIGPLTQLVLVNAIYFKGKWNEQFDRKHTRGMTFKTNKEKKTVQMMFQEAQLKMGYVEEVHAQVLELPYVEGELSMLILLPDDNTDLAVVEKALTYEKFRAWTNPEKLTKVKVQVFLPRLKLEESYDLEAFLRSLGMTDAFEEAKADFSGMSAKKNVPMSKVVHKCFVEVNEEGTEAAAATAVATNSLGSRVGPRFCADHPFLFFIRHRETNSTLFCGKFSSP
- the LOC136792635 gene encoding serpin B8 isoform X4, encoding MAHLFIKMSACMMACISRPSLMDDLCEANGAFAINLLKLLGEKDTLRNVFFSPLSLSSALTMVLMGAKGNTAAQMSQALCLNKGGDIHQGFQSLLMELNRSGPQCLLRTANRLFGEKACDFLPAFKESCQKFYQADLEELSFSKDTEGCRKHINDWVMEKTEGKISEILRAGAIGPLTQLVLVNAIYFKGKWNEQFDRKHTRGMTFKTNKEKKTVQMMFQEAQLKMGYVEEVHAQVLELPYVEGELSMLILLPDDNTDLAVNPRLASRSDDPRLPHFSSIRVLSRALPPFCRTSSQTHGGKGTYI
- the LOC136792635 gene encoding serpin B8 isoform X7 encodes the protein MEKTEGKISEILRAGAIGPLTQLVLVNAIYFKGKWNEQFDRKHTRGMTFKTNKEKKTVQMMFQEAQLKMGYVEEVHAQVLELPYVEGELSMLILLPDDNTDLAVVEKALTYEKFRAWTNPEKLTKVKVQVFLPRLKLEESYDLEAFLRSLGMTDAFEEAKADFSGMSAKKNVPMSKVVHKCFVEVNEEGTEAAAATAVATNSLGSRVGPRFCADHPFLFFIRHRETNSTLFCGKFSSP
- the LOC136792635 gene encoding serpin B8 isoform X5, with amino-acid sequence MELNRSGPQCLLRTANRLFGEKACDFLPAFKESCQKFYQADLEELSFSKDTEGCRKHINDWVMEKTEGKISEILRAGAIGPLTQLVLVNAIYFKGKWNEQFDRKHTRGMTFKTNKEKKTVQMMFQEAQLKMGYVEEVHAQVLELPYVEGELSMLILLPDDNTDLAVVEKALTYEKFRAWTNPEKLTKVKVQVFLPRLKLEESYDLEAFLRSLGMTDAFEEAKADFSGMSAKKNVPMSKVVHKCFVEVNEEGTEAAAATAVATNSLGSRVGPRFCADHPFLFFIRHRETNSTLFCGKFSSP